A genomic region of Micromonospora sp. NBC_01796 contains the following coding sequences:
- a CDS encoding sensor histidine kinase, whose product MVGWWQGLGDRRRGVVLDLLLWAALAAPIVAALASPPSRPYDPVLLVAEPLLLGIAVAVSRRQPLVALVLVITPTLLDGNFLFAIPVLSYLAGLRMARARPAGLVFAVIAAGGTGLNLWVLESALSTWFLLATMLLFAGVFPWLLGRYRRQHGELVRAGWARAELLEREQAGAAERVRMRERARIAGDMHDSLGHDLSLIALRAGALELAPGLDDGQRAAAGELRASVAAATDRLREIIGVLREDAGAAPTRPVDESVTELVDRATAAGLAVDLRWPDRPVGHATRLRDAQHPEDAGPELPVMVGRAVHRVVQEALTNAARYAPGAPVTVEVDRTAERIEVRVHNGRPPAGPLPVPVTAGTGLLGLRERVRLAGGTLAAGPHAGGFAVVARLPLVADGVTADPDAPVRLLAGATADDGGLRAQRRRVRRSLLVAVTAPLAIAAMLSLVYYPFVTFDSVLHRSEFERLRIGAPRTELAPMLPGRQAQGLAKNTGPAPVNAACEFYTDGNFPLALPAYRLCFADGLLVAKDELPG is encoded by the coding sequence GTGGTGGGTTGGTGGCAGGGCCTGGGGGACCGGCGGCGGGGTGTGGTGCTGGACCTGCTGCTCTGGGCGGCGCTCGCCGCACCGATCGTCGCGGCGCTGGCCAGCCCACCGTCCCGACCGTACGACCCGGTGCTGCTCGTCGCCGAACCGCTCCTGCTGGGGATCGCGGTGGCGGTCAGCCGGCGCCAACCGCTGGTCGCCCTGGTCCTGGTGATCACGCCGACCCTGCTGGACGGCAACTTCCTGTTCGCGATCCCGGTGCTGAGTTACCTCGCCGGTCTGCGGATGGCACGGGCCCGACCGGCCGGGCTGGTCTTCGCCGTGATCGCGGCGGGCGGCACCGGCCTGAACCTCTGGGTGCTGGAGAGCGCACTGTCCACCTGGTTCCTGCTCGCCACCATGCTGCTCTTCGCCGGGGTGTTCCCCTGGCTGCTCGGCCGCTACCGGCGTCAGCACGGCGAGCTGGTCCGGGCAGGGTGGGCCCGGGCCGAACTGCTCGAACGGGAGCAGGCCGGTGCGGCCGAACGGGTACGGATGCGGGAACGGGCACGGATCGCCGGGGACATGCACGACTCGCTCGGCCACGACCTGAGCCTGATCGCGCTGCGCGCCGGGGCGTTGGAACTCGCCCCCGGCCTGGACGACGGGCAACGGGCCGCCGCCGGTGAACTCCGGGCCAGCGTCGCCGCCGCCACCGACCGGCTCCGCGAGATCATCGGCGTACTCCGGGAGGACGCGGGCGCGGCACCGACCCGGCCGGTCGACGAGAGCGTCACCGAACTGGTCGACCGGGCGACGGCGGCCGGTCTCGCGGTCGACCTGCGCTGGCCGGACCGGCCGGTTGGCCATGCCACTCGTCTTCGCGATGCGCAGCACCCGGAAGACGCCGGACCGGAGCTGCCGGTGATGGTCGGGCGGGCGGTGCACCGGGTGGTCCAGGAGGCCCTGACCAACGCCGCCCGGTACGCCCCCGGCGCCCCCGTGACGGTCGAGGTCGACCGGACGGCGGAGCGGATCGAGGTGCGGGTGCACAACGGTCGGCCCCCGGCCGGGCCGCTGCCCGTACCGGTGACGGCCGGCACCGGGCTGCTCGGCCTGCGCGAGCGGGTGCGGCTGGCCGGGGGCACCCTGGCCGCCGGGCCGCACGCCGGTGGGTTCGCGGTGGTCGCCCGGCTGCCACTGGTCGCCGACGGTGTCACCGCCGACCCCGACGCCCCGGTACGGCTGCTCGCCGGTGCCACCGCCGACGACGGTGGTCTACGCGCACAGCGGCGGCGGGTCCGGCGCAGCCTGCTGGTGGCGGTCACCGCCCCGCTGGCGATCGCCGCCATGCTGTCGCTGGTCTACTACCCGTTCGTCACGTTCGACTCGGTGCTGCACCGGTCCGAGTTCGAGCGGCTGCGGATCGGCGCGCCGCGTACCGAACTGGCTCCGATGCTGCCCGGCCGGCAGGCACAGGGGTTGGCCAAGAACACCG
- the bioD gene encoding dethiobiotin synthase produces the protein MLVTGTDTDVGKTVVTAAITAAAQAAGLRVAVIKPGQTGTVTGAPSDIDIVNRLAAPLTARTLANFPEPLAPLAAARVAAMEPLELYAVVDAVRAEADKHDLVLVEGAGGLLVPMGVRPSGEPWTVADLAVSLGAPAVVVSRAGLGTLNHTALTLEALERRAVPAGVVLGAWPNEPELVHWANLSELVPNMVGALPDGAGGMDPGVFRRSAPGWLTPALYGVLDDWRTWADDVH, from the coding sequence ATCCTGGTCACCGGCACGGACACCGACGTCGGCAAGACCGTGGTGACCGCGGCGATCACCGCCGCCGCCCAGGCGGCCGGGCTGCGGGTCGCGGTCATCAAACCCGGCCAGACCGGTACGGTCACCGGCGCCCCGTCGGACATCGACATCGTGAACCGGCTCGCCGCCCCACTGACCGCGCGTACGCTGGCCAACTTCCCCGAACCGCTCGCCCCGCTGGCCGCGGCGCGGGTCGCGGCGATGGAACCCCTGGAGCTGTACGCCGTCGTCGACGCCGTCCGGGCCGAAGCCGACAAGCACGACCTGGTGCTGGTCGAGGGAGCCGGGGGACTCCTGGTGCCGATGGGCGTACGCCCCTCCGGTGAGCCGTGGACCGTCGCCGACCTCGCGGTCTCGCTCGGGGCCCCGGCGGTGGTGGTCAGCCGCGCCGGACTGGGCACGCTCAACCACACCGCGCTCACCCTGGAGGCGCTGGAACGGCGGGCGGTCCCGGCCGGGGTGGTCCTCGGGGCCTGGCCGAACGAGCCGGAACTGGTCCACTGGGCCAACCTCAGCGAGCTGGTGCCGAACATGGTCGGCGCACTGCCGGACGGGGCCGGCGGGATGGATCCCGGCGTGTTCCGGCGGTCCGCGCCCGGCTGGCTCACCCCCGCCCTGTACGGCGTCCTCGACGACTGGCGCACCTGGGCCGACGACGTGCACTGA
- a CDS encoding 8-amino-7-oxononanoate synthase, translated as MAKWLEALDRRAQLRAKAGLTRQLRPRGATDPVTDLAGNDYLGLARHPEVTAAATESLHRYGLGATGSRLVRGSTDLHTALEQALADWLGAQQALVYSSGYLANLGAVRALVRPRTLLVSDAHNHASLIDGCRLSGAQTMVTPHNDVDAVEAALAAAPGRPAVVVTESVFSVDGDLAPLARLHEVARRHDALLLVDDAHAVGVRGPGGAGAVVDAGLAGAPDVVITATLSKALGGAGGVVAGPAELVRHLVETGRTFIYDTALPPAVAAGVLAATGLARSGDPLRAELADRATTAMRRLGLAGLDVSAPAAGVISVTAPGPEAATAWAADCLDRGVAVGCFRPPSTPDSRSRLRLTINTGVPRADFDRALDVIVECAP; from the coding sequence GTGGCGAAGTGGCTGGAGGCGCTGGACCGGCGTGCCCAGCTACGGGCCAAGGCGGGGCTGACCCGGCAACTGCGCCCGCGCGGCGCCACGGACCCGGTGACCGACCTCGCCGGCAACGACTACCTCGGGCTGGCCCGGCACCCGGAGGTCACCGCCGCCGCCACCGAGTCCCTGCACCGGTACGGCCTGGGCGCCACCGGATCACGCCTGGTACGCGGCTCGACCGACCTGCACACCGCCCTGGAACAGGCCCTGGCCGACTGGCTCGGCGCGCAGCAGGCCCTGGTCTACTCCTCCGGTTACCTGGCCAACCTCGGTGCCGTACGCGCCCTGGTCCGCCCGCGTACGTTGCTCGTCTCGGACGCGCACAACCACGCCTCGCTGATCGACGGGTGCCGGTTGTCCGGCGCGCAGACCATGGTCACCCCGCACAACGACGTGGACGCCGTCGAGGCGGCCCTGGCGGCGGCGCCGGGGCGTCCGGCGGTGGTGGTCACCGAGTCGGTCTTCTCCGTCGACGGCGATCTCGCCCCGCTGGCGAGGCTGCACGAGGTGGCCCGCCGCCACGACGCGTTGCTGCTGGTCGACGACGCGCACGCGGTGGGCGTACGCGGTCCGGGTGGAGCCGGCGCGGTGGTCGACGCCGGTCTGGCCGGCGCACCGGACGTGGTGATCACCGCGACGCTCTCCAAGGCGCTCGGCGGGGCCGGCGGCGTCGTCGCCGGCCCGGCGGAGCTGGTCCGGCACCTGGTGGAGACCGGCCGGACCTTCATCTACGACACCGCGCTGCCGCCGGCCGTGGCGGCGGGTGTGCTCGCCGCCACCGGGCTGGCGCGGTCCGGGGATCCGCTGCGGGCGGAGCTGGCGGACCGGGCGACCACGGCAATGCGCCGCCTCGGCCTGGCCGGACTGGACGTGTCGGCACCGGCGGCCGGGGTGATCTCGGTGACCGCGCCGGGACCCGAGGCGGCGACCGCCTGGGCCGCCGACTGCCTGGACCGGGGCGTCGCGGTCGGCTGCTTCCGCCCACCATCCACACCGGACAGTCGGTCCCGGCTCCGCCTGACGATCAACACCGGGGTACCGAGGGCCGACTTCGACCGGGCCCTCGACGTGATCGTGGAGTGTGCCCCGTGA
- the bioB gene encoding biotin synthase BioB codes for MPEILDRARAQVLGEGVGLDEAGVLAVLRLPDEHLPAALQLAHDVRMRWCGPEVEVEGIVSLKTGGCPEDCHFCSQSGLFASPVRSVWLDIPSLVEAAKQTAKTGATEFCIVAAVRGPDARLMKQMREGVAAIRAEVDIQVAASLGMLNQEQVDELVDMGVHRYNHNLETCRSYFPNVVTTHSFEERWETLRMVRESGMEVCCGGILGLGESVEQRAEFAAQLAELDPHEVPMNFLNPRPGTPLGEQPVVEGKDALRAIAAFRLAMPRTILRFAGGREITLGDLGTRDGLLGGINAVIVGNYLTTLGRPANADLDLLDELKMPVKSLSATL; via the coding sequence ATGCCAGAGATCCTCGACCGGGCGCGTGCCCAGGTGCTCGGTGAAGGCGTCGGTCTCGACGAGGCCGGTGTGCTCGCCGTGTTGCGCCTTCCCGACGAGCACCTGCCCGCCGCCCTCCAACTCGCCCACGACGTGCGGATGCGCTGGTGCGGGCCGGAGGTCGAGGTCGAGGGCATCGTCTCGCTGAAGACCGGGGGGTGCCCGGAGGACTGCCACTTCTGCTCCCAGTCGGGGCTGTTCGCCTCCCCGGTCCGGTCGGTCTGGCTGGACATCCCGTCGCTGGTCGAGGCGGCGAAGCAGACCGCGAAGACCGGTGCGACCGAGTTCTGCATCGTCGCCGCCGTACGCGGCCCGGACGCGCGGCTGATGAAGCAGATGCGCGAGGGTGTGGCCGCGATCCGGGCGGAGGTGGACATCCAGGTCGCCGCGTCGCTCGGCATGCTCAACCAGGAGCAGGTCGACGAGCTGGTCGACATGGGGGTGCACCGCTACAACCACAACCTGGAGACCTGCCGGTCGTACTTCCCGAACGTGGTGACCACGCACTCCTTCGAGGAGCGGTGGGAGACCCTGCGGATGGTGCGCGAGTCCGGCATGGAGGTCTGCTGCGGCGGCATCCTGGGTCTGGGCGAGTCGGTGGAGCAGCGGGCCGAGTTCGCCGCGCAGCTCGCCGAGCTCGACCCGCACGAGGTGCCGATGAACTTCCTCAACCCGAGGCCGGGCACCCCGCTCGGCGAGCAGCCGGTGGTGGAGGGCAAGGACGCGCTGCGGGCGATCGCGGCGTTCCGGCTGGCGATGCCGCGTACGATCCTCCGGTTCGCCGGTGGCCGGGAGATCACCCTCGGTGACCTCGGCACCCGTGACGGTCTGCTCGGCGGGATCAACGCGGTGATCGTCGGCAACTACCTGACCACCCTGGGCCGTCCGGCAAACGCCGACCTGGACCTGCTCGACGAGCTGAAGATGCCGGTCAAGTCCCTCTCCGCGACGCTCTGA
- the bsaP gene encoding biotin synthase auxiliary protein BsaP: MVSSGADPTTAVWCDRCGRSTGDGSHEDCAAARALEPPRFCPQCRRRMKVQVLPTGWSALCVEHGETHQ, from the coding sequence ATGGTTTCGAGCGGAGCAGACCCGACAACGGCGGTGTGGTGCGACCGGTGCGGCCGGTCGACCGGGGACGGTTCGCACGAGGACTGCGCGGCGGCCCGTGCACTGGAACCGCCCCGGTTCTGCCCCCAGTGCCGGCGCCGAATGAAGGTCCAGGTCCTCCCGACCGGCTGGTCCGCCCTCTGCGTCGAACACGGCGAGACCCACCAGTGA
- a CDS encoding insulinase family protein, with amino-acid sequence MIRQLEVDGVPTLLAPTDGPMQAGLAFRVGTADETLARSGVTHLLEHLALAPIGLADYHFNGATGPAVTRFQLQGSEQDIADFLAAVCRNLHDLPMQRLDLEKEILRTEWSSRSPGAMDSVPLWRHGARDHGLASYPEFGLSMLTPEHLRTWAGRYFTRENAVLWIAGARVPAGLRLPLPNGTRHPVPTPSSALPTTPAYFTSGSRAVALDAVVRRDTAAGVFAEVLERELFRSLRQEGGLSYTATAVYEPRDSEYATLRALADALPEKQWAVLGGFVDVLAKLKVGRIEQADLDAHVGKVTDALGSAAVHAARLPGFAFNLLVGAPNLTLEEYRAELKQVTVTDLHRVADEAMSSALLMVPDGCRADWAGFAEAPTRSTHALPGTSYTSIDGNGELRFGPDGVSYLGPGGPLSVPYTETAAMLAWPDGARQVIGLDGIGMRIEPTLFQLHPDTVRMLDHRIPVSLRVDMPARAPEAIPVPGPVQPVAKPPLRPYGWLAVVGLVLSGIATVGVGGFALLMTLGAFVTEEADAFIWGLVVFSWILTATVALPIFLIHRHRRRSQPTR; translated from the coding sequence ATGATCCGGCAGCTCGAGGTGGACGGCGTACCGACGCTGCTCGCGCCGACCGACGGGCCGATGCAGGCCGGACTGGCCTTCCGGGTCGGCACCGCGGACGAGACGCTCGCCCGCAGCGGCGTCACGCACCTGCTGGAGCACCTGGCACTCGCGCCGATCGGGCTCGCCGACTACCACTTCAACGGCGCCACCGGACCGGCCGTCACCCGGTTCCAGCTACAGGGCTCCGAGCAGGACATCGCCGACTTCCTCGCCGCCGTCTGCCGCAACCTGCACGATCTGCCGATGCAGCGGCTCGACCTGGAGAAGGAAATCCTCCGTACGGAATGGAGCAGCCGCTCGCCGGGCGCGATGGACTCGGTGCCGCTGTGGCGGCACGGTGCCCGCGACCACGGGCTGGCCAGCTACCCCGAGTTCGGGCTGTCGATGCTCACCCCGGAGCACCTGCGGACCTGGGCGGGCCGCTACTTCACCCGTGAGAACGCGGTCCTGTGGATCGCCGGCGCCCGGGTCCCCGCCGGACTGCGCCTCCCGCTGCCGAACGGCACCCGGCACCCGGTGCCCACCCCGTCGTCCGCGCTGCCGACCACCCCCGCCTACTTCACCAGCGGCTCCCGTGCGGTCGCCCTCGACGCGGTGGTCCGCCGGGACACCGCCGCCGGTGTCTTCGCCGAGGTACTGGAACGGGAACTGTTCCGCTCGCTGCGCCAGGAGGGCGGTCTCTCCTACACCGCCACCGCCGTCTACGAGCCCCGCGACAGCGAGTACGCCACCCTGCGCGCCCTCGCTGACGCGCTGCCGGAGAAGCAGTGGGCGGTGCTCGGGGGTTTTGTCGACGTACTGGCGAAACTGAAGGTCGGCCGGATCGAGCAGGCTGACCTCGACGCGCACGTCGGCAAGGTCACCGACGCCCTCGGCTCCGCCGCGGTGCACGCCGCCCGGCTGCCCGGGTTCGCCTTCAACCTCCTGGTCGGGGCGCCCAACCTGACCCTGGAGGAGTACCGGGCCGAGCTGAAACAGGTCACCGTGACCGACCTGCACCGGGTCGCCGATGAGGCGATGTCCTCGGCGCTGCTGATGGTGCCCGACGGCTGCCGCGCCGACTGGGCCGGTTTCGCCGAGGCGCCGACCCGCTCCACCCACGCGCTGCCGGGTACGTCGTACACCTCGATCGACGGGAACGGGGAGCTGCGGTTCGGCCCCGACGGCGTCAGCTACCTCGGACCGGGCGGCCCGCTCAGCGTCCCCTACACCGAGACCGCGGCGATGCTGGCCTGGCCGGACGGGGCCCGCCAGGTGATCGGGCTGGACGGTATCGGGATGCGGATCGAGCCGACCCTGTTCCAGCTCCACCCGGACACGGTCCGGATGCTCGACCACCGGATACCGGTCAGCCTCCGGGTCGACATGCCGGCGAGGGCACCGGAGGCGATCCCCGTACCGGGACCGGTGCAACCGGTGGCGAAGCCGCCGCTGCGACCGTACGGCTGGCTGGCCGTCGTGGGGCTGGTGCTGAGCGGGATCGCCACCGTCGGGGTGGGCGGGTTCGCGCTGCTGATGACGCTCGGCGCGTTCGTGACCGAGGAGGCGGACGCCTTCATCTGGGGCCTGGTGGTGTTCTCCTGGATCCTCACCGCGACCGTAGCGCTGCCGATCTTCCTGATCCACCGCCACCGCCGCCGCTCCCAACCAACCCGTTGA
- a CDS encoding ice-binding family protein, with translation MTGQVTYHVRRAILPASAGLAAVAILTAIALLLVNTRGAQAAQAPVGLGTAANFSVLAGSTVTNTGPSFLAQDLGVSPGSSATGFPPGLVGGTIHLADAVALQAKNDLTTAYNDAAGRTPFTNLPAELGGSTLIHGVYRIGAAQLTGQLTLDSQGDPAAVFIFQIDSTLVTAANSSVVFINGASPCNVYWQVGSSATIGTNTAFMGNILAATSITMNTGATLQGRALAQTGAVTLDTNTIIEPLCLQPTGTPTGTPTGTPTGTPTGTPTGTPTGTPTGTPTGTPTGPPTGTPTGGPTVRPTRTHLPITGPGGGSTLVPMLTAAGTGMVVVGGLLVFLYRRRIHES, from the coding sequence GTGACGGGTCAGGTCACTTATCACGTTCGACGGGCGATCCTGCCCGCATCCGCGGGGCTCGCCGCGGTCGCCATCCTCACCGCGATCGCGCTGCTGCTGGTCAACACCAGGGGTGCGCAGGCCGCCCAGGCCCCCGTCGGGCTCGGCACCGCGGCGAACTTCTCCGTACTCGCCGGCTCCACCGTGACCAACACCGGGCCGAGCTTCCTCGCCCAGGACCTCGGCGTGAGCCCCGGCAGCTCGGCGACCGGGTTCCCACCCGGACTCGTCGGCGGCACCATCCACCTCGCCGACGCCGTCGCCCTCCAGGCCAAGAACGATCTCACCACCGCCTACAACGACGCCGCCGGCCGCACCCCGTTCACCAACCTTCCCGCCGAACTCGGCGGCAGCACCCTGATCCACGGCGTGTACCGCATCGGCGCCGCCCAGCTCACCGGGCAACTCACCCTCGACTCCCAGGGCGACCCGGCCGCCGTCTTCATCTTCCAGATCGACTCGACCCTGGTCACCGCCGCCAACAGCAGCGTCGTCTTCATCAACGGCGCCTCCCCCTGCAACGTCTACTGGCAGGTCGGCAGCTCAGCCACCATCGGCACCAACACCGCCTTCATGGGCAACATCCTCGCCGCGACGTCCATCACCATGAACACCGGCGCCACCCTCCAGGGCCGGGCCCTCGCCCAGACCGGCGCCGTCACCCTGGACACCAACACCATCATCGAGCCCCTCTGTCTCCAGCCGACGGGCACGCCCACCGGCACCCCGACGGGCACGCCCACCGGAACGCCGACGGGCACGCCCACCGGTACACCGACGGGCACCCCCACGGGTACGCCCACCGGTACGCCGACCGGACCTCCGACGGGCACCCCGACCGGCGGGCCCACCGTCCGGCCGACCCGTACCCACCTGCCGATCACCGGTCCCGGAGGCGGAAGCACCCTGGTACCGATGCTGACCGCGGCCGGAACCGGCATGGTCGTGGTGGGCGGACTGCTCGTCTTCCTCTACCGCCGCCGAATCCACGAGTCCTGA
- a CDS encoding TetR/AcrR family transcriptional regulator — translation MSPRPLAFTDDQILAAAASAIADLGPGALTLADVAHRTGASPATLVKRFGSKHGLLVAVSRRGVHDVTRAFHDPRDGTVSKLDRLENVLVGLTGGVQRHEQMAHHVAFLMMDLTDPELHAQARDFTVALRAGIRDLLAEAAQAGEIAVGDGTAGVDLDGLAEALLTAYNGTMITWALEPRGALGERVRGQLRFLLVPYRRRS, via the coding sequence ATGAGTCCCCGCCCCCTGGCGTTCACCGACGACCAGATTCTCGCCGCCGCCGCCTCGGCGATCGCCGACCTCGGTCCGGGAGCCCTCACCCTGGCCGATGTCGCGCACCGTACCGGCGCGTCACCGGCCACCCTGGTCAAGCGCTTCGGCTCCAAGCACGGGCTGCTGGTCGCGGTGTCCCGGCGCGGGGTGCACGACGTCACGCGGGCGTTCCATGACCCGCGCGACGGCACCGTGTCGAAGCTGGATCGGTTGGAGAACGTCCTGGTCGGGTTGACCGGGGGCGTCCAACGGCACGAACAGATGGCCCACCACGTGGCCTTCCTGATGATGGACCTCACCGACCCCGAACTGCACGCCCAGGCCCGGGACTTCACCGTCGCCCTGCGCGCCGGCATCCGTGACCTGCTGGCGGAAGCGGCGCAGGCCGGGGAGATCGCTGTCGGCGACGGCACGGCCGGGGTCGACCTGGACGGGCTCGCCGAGGCACTGCTCACCGCGTACAACGGAACGATGATCACCTGGGCGCTCGAACCACGGGGGGCGCTGGGGGAGCGGGTCCGGGGGCAGTTGCGGTTCCTGCTCGTCCCGTACCGCCGACGATCCTGA
- a CDS encoding SDR family oxidoreductase: MSTPEQPLTGQVALVAGGTRGGGRGIAVQLGAAGATVYVTGRSSRAGRSDLDRPETIEQTAEQVTAAGGTGIPVRVDHGQPDQVRALVDRIAAEQDGRLDVLVNCVWGGDPLTDWTNPLWQQDLDTGLRLLRQAVDTHIITSRYALPLLVAAGRGLVVEVTDGNTARYRGTLFYDLAKSAVIRLAVAQAAELRPYGVTAVAITPGFLRSEAVLDHFGVSEANWRDAIAQDPHFAESETPAYLGRAVAALAADPDVLTHTGRALSTAALYPRYGFTDVDGTQPDFPAYWARALETEHGPLGDPL, from the coding sequence ATGAGCACTCCCGAACAGCCCCTGACCGGACAGGTCGCCCTGGTGGCGGGCGGCACCCGAGGCGGCGGCCGGGGCATCGCCGTACAACTCGGCGCGGCCGGCGCGACGGTCTACGTCACCGGACGCAGCAGCCGGGCCGGGCGCTCGGACCTGGACCGCCCGGAGACCATCGAGCAGACCGCCGAGCAGGTCACCGCCGCCGGTGGCACCGGCATCCCGGTCCGGGTCGACCACGGCCAGCCCGACCAGGTCCGGGCCCTGGTCGACCGGATAGCCGCCGAGCAGGACGGCCGGCTGGACGTCCTGGTCAACTGCGTCTGGGGCGGCGACCCGCTGACCGACTGGACGAACCCGCTCTGGCAGCAGGATCTCGACACCGGCCTGCGGCTGCTGCGCCAGGCCGTCGACACCCACATCATCACCAGCCGGTACGCCCTGCCGCTGCTCGTCGCCGCCGGGCGCGGGCTGGTGGTCGAGGTGACCGACGGCAACACCGCCCGCTACCGGGGCACCCTCTTCTACGACCTGGCCAAGTCCGCGGTCATCCGCCTGGCCGTGGCCCAGGCCGCCGAACTGCGGCCGTACGGGGTGACGGCGGTTGCCATCACTCCGGGTTTCCTGCGCTCGGAAGCCGTACTCGACCACTTCGGGGTGTCCGAGGCGAACTGGCGGGACGCGATCGCCCAGGACCCGCACTTCGCCGAGTCCGAGACTCCGGCGTACCTCGGTCGGGCCGTCGCCGCCCTGGCCGCCGACCCGGACGTGCTGACCCACACCGGCCGGGCCCTCTCCACCGCCGCCCTCTACCCGAGGTACGGGTTCACCGACGTCGACGGCACCCAACCCGACTTCCCCGCCTACTGGGCCAGGGCCCTCGAAACCGAACACGGCCCCCTGGGCGACCCCCTCTGA